A section of the Macaca thibetana thibetana isolate TM-01 chromosome 10, ASM2454274v1, whole genome shotgun sequence genome encodes:
- the GAS2L1 gene encoding GAS2-like protein 1, with translation MADPVAGIAGSAAKSVRPFRSSEAYVEAMKEDLAEWLNALYGLGLPGGGDGFLTGLATGTTLCQHANAVTEAARALAAARPARGVAFQAHSVVPGSFMARDNVATFIGWCRTELGVPEVLMFETEDLVLRKNEKSVVLCLLEVARRGARLGLLAPRLVQFEQEIERELRAAPPAPNAPAAGEDTTETTPAPGTPARAPRMTPSDLRNLDELVREILGRCTCPDQFPMIKVSEGKYRVGDSSLLIFVRVLRSHVMVRVGGGWDTLEHYLDKHDPCRCSSTAHRPPQPRVRTFSPQRVSPIPSPRPASPVPGSERRGSRPEMTPLSLRSTKEGPETPPRPRDQLPPHPRSRRYSGDSDSSASSAQSGPLGTRSDDTGTGPRRERPSRRLTTGTPASPRRPPALRSQSRDRLDRGRPRGAPGGRGAQLSAPSPARRARSQSREEQAVLLVRRDRDGQHSWVPRGRGTGGSGRSTPQTPRARSPAAPRLSRVSSPSPELGTTPASIFRTPLQLDPQQEQQLFRRLEEEFLANARALEAVASVTPTGPAPDPARAPDPPAPDSAYCSSSSSSSSLSVLGGKCGQPGDSGRTANGLPGPRSQALSSSSDEGSPCPGMGGPLDAPGSSLAGPEPLRTWARGRMDTQPDRKPSRIPTPRGPRRPSGPAELGTWHALHSVTPRAEPDSWM, from the exons ATGGCGGACCCGGTGGCGGGCATCGCGGGCTCAGCGGCCAAGAGCGTGCGGCCATTTCGCTCCAGTGAGGCCTACGTGGAGGCCATGAAGGAGGACCTGGCCGAGTGGCTCAATGCCTTGTACGGCCTGGGTCTCCCGGGTGGTGGTGATGGCTTCCTGACGGGGCTGGCCACGGGCACGACCCTGTGCCAACATGCCAACGCCGTGACCGAGGCTGCCCGTGCATTGGCAGCTGCCCGACCGGCCCGAGGTGTGGCCTTCCAGGCACACAGTGTAGTGCCTGGCTCCTTCATGGCCCGCGACAACGTGGCCACCTTCATCGGCTGGTGCCGCACGGAGCTGGGTGTGCCGGAGGTGCTCATGTTTGAGACTGAGGACCTGGTGCTTCGCAAGAACGAGAAGAGCGTGGTGCTATGCCTGCTGGAGGTGGCACGGCGTGGGGCCCGCCTGGGCCTGCTCGCCCCACGCCTCGTGCAGTTCGAGCAGGAGATTGAGCGGGAGCTGCGTGCtgcacccccagcccccaacGCCCCTGCTGCTGGGGAGGACACCACTGAAACCACCCCTGCACCAGGGACTCCTGCCCGTGCCCCCCGCATGACACCCAGCGACCTGCGCAACCTCGACGAGCTG gtgaGGGAGATCCTGGGCCGCTGCACCTGCCCCGACCAGTTCCCCATGATCAAGGTCTCGGAGGGGAAGTACCGTGTGGGGGACTCGAGCCTGCTCATCTTTGTGCGG GTGCTGAGGAGCCACGTGATGGTGCGAGTGGGTGGTGGCTGGGACACGCTGGAGCATTACCTGGACAAGCACGACCCGTGCCGCTGCTCCTCCACCG CTCATCGCCCACCCCAGCCGAGGGTCCGTACCTTTTCTCCGCAGAGGGTGTCGCCCATTCCCAGTCCCCGCCCTGCTAGCCCAGTTCCCGGGAGTGAGCGTCGGGGCTCCCGACCTGAGATGACTCCCCTTAGCTTACGAAGCACAAAGGAGGGGCCTGAGACCCCGCCCAG GCCCCGGGATCAGCTGCCCCCCCATCCCCGCTCCCGCCGCTACTCCGGGGACAGtgactcctcagcctcctccgCCCAGAGCGGCCCCCTTGGTACCCGCAGTGATGACACAGGCACTGGCCCCCGGAGGGAGCGACCCAGCCGGCGGCTGACCACAGGCACCCCGGCCTCTCCGAGACGGCCTCCTGCCCTGCGCAGCCAGTCCCGAGACCGGCTGGATCGGGGCCGGCCCCGGGGGGCCCCAGGAGGCAGGGGAGCCCAGTTGtcagcccccagccctgcccggCGGGCCCGGAGCCAGAGCCGCGAGGAGCAGGCTGTGCTGCTTGTGCGCAGGGATCGAGACGGGCAGCACTCATGGGTGCCAAGGGGCAGGGGCACTGGGGGCTCGGGCAGGAGCACCCCCCAGACTCCCCGTGCCCGCAGCCCTGCAGCACCCCGGCTTTCACGGGTCTCCAGCCCCAGTCCAGAGTTGGGCACCACACCGGCCAGCATCTTCCGCACACCCCTGCAGCTCGACccgcagcaggagcagcagctgtTTCGGCGCCTGGAAGAGGAGTTCCTGGCCAATGCCCGGGCTCTTGAGGCTGTTGCTAGCGTGACCCCCACTGGACCAGCCCCTGACCCAGCTCGGGCCCCTGACCCTCCAGCTCCTGACTCTGCCTACTGTTCCTCCAGTTCCTCCTCTTCGTCCCTCAGCGTCCTGGGTGGCAAATGTGGCCAACCTGGGGACTCTGGCCGGACGGCCAATGGCCTGCCTGGGCCGCGAAGCCAAGCCCTTTCCAGCTCTTCCGATGAAGGCAGCCCCTGCCCTGGCATGGGGGGGCCACTAGATGCACCTGGGAGCTCCCTGGCTGGCCCCGAACCCTTGAGGACCTGGGCACGGGGTCGGATGGACACACAGCCAGACCGTAAACCCTCACGCATCCCCACGCCTCGGGGCCCCCGCCGCCCCTCCGGACCCGCAGAGCTTGGGACCTGGCATGCCCTGCACTCAGTCACCCCAAGGGCTGAGCCAGATTCTTGGATGTGA
- the RASL10A gene encoding ras-like protein family member 10A produces the protein MDAEHRPSAVRRFAQGHTAAPPIRTLGGLTPGPGLVGCQRGGEQCLEERPRPWPWPWVERGFYFGASERSGTRGGGKGGVGSLRHLCPPVTFLQPFLGGAFWAVGEGGRGGRLPHRRLREAPLARAAGWGGDSRRGSERRTETQRLREALLPPAPRTAAGPVPRGGRTSGPRAAAGAWVGAAGRRQCLSAAPGLLSPELRHPPEPLASPPPVCPLRCLSALPPPAPASGLPSPVSVFRGRREARRGRGAPGRARGAHGRGAHGAAPAHEAFQSGERQRRPAMGGSLRVAVLGAPGVGKTAIIRQFLFGDYPERHRPTDGPRLYRPAVLLDGAVYDLSIRDGDVAGPGSSPGGPEEWPDPKDWSLQDTDAFVLVYDICSPDSFDYVKALRQRIAETRPAGAPEAPILVVGNKRDRQRLRFGPRRALAALVRRGWRCGYLECSAKYNWHVLRLFRELLRCALVRARPAHPALRLQGALHPARCSLM, from the exons ATGGATGCGGAGCACAGACCCAGCGCAGTGCGGCGAttcgcccaaggtcacacagccgcCCCCCCAATTCGGACCCTGGGCGGCCTGACCCCGGGGCCGGGGCTTGTCGGGTGCCAGCGTGGGGGCGAGCAGTGTTTGGAAGAGCGGCCGCGGCCGTGGCCGTGGCCGTGGGTGGAAAGGGGCTTCTATTTTGGAGCGAGTGAGAGGAGCGGGACACGCGGAGGGGGTAAGGGAGGGGTGGGCTCTCTCCGGCATCTCTGTCCCCCAGTCACCTTCCTGCAACCCTTCCTGGGAGGGGCGTTCTGGGCggtgggggaaggtgggaggggcgGGCGGTTACCTCATCGCCGCCTCCGGGAGGCCCCGCTCGCTCGCGCCGCCGGCTGGGGCGGCGACTCCAGGCGCGGAAGCGAGAGaaggacagagacacagaggcTTCGGGAGGCACTGCTGCCCCCCGCGCCCCGCACCGCTGCGGGACCCGTGCCGCGAGGAGGGCGGACTTCGGGGCCCCGCGCGGCCGCCGGCGCCTGGGTTGGCGCTGCGGGGCGGAGGCAGTGTCTGAGCGCCGCTCCGGGTCTGCTCTCTCCCGAGCTTCGGCACCCGCCCGAGCCGCTCGCGAGTCCGCCACCTGTCTGCCCACTCCGTTGTCTGTCCGCCCTCCCGCCGCCAGCTCCGGCCTCGGGCCTGCCCTCTCCGGTCTCCGTGTTCCGGGGTCGACGAGAAGCGCGGCGGGGCCGGGGCGCACCGGGCAGGGCGCGCGGGGCGCACGGCCGGGGGGCGCACGGCGCGGCGCCGGCCCATGAGGCTTTCCAGAGCGGAGAGCGGCAGCGCCGGCCGGCCATGGGGGGCAGCCTGCGGGTGGCCGTTCTAGGCGCCCCGGGCGTGGGCAAGACGGCCATCATCCGCCAGTTCCTGTTCGGTGACTACCCCGAGCGCCACCGGCCCACGGACGGGCCGCGCCTCTACCGACCCGCGGTGCTGCTCGACGGCGCCGTCTACGACTTAAGCATCCGCGACGGCGACGTCGCTGGCCCCGGCTCGAGCCCTGGGGGTCCGGAG GAGTGGCCAGACCCTAAGGACTGGAGCTTGCAGGACACGGACGCCTTCGTGCTGGTCTACGACATCTGCAGCCCGGACAGTTTCGACTACGTGAAGGCCCTGCGGCAGCGCATCGCGGAGACCAG GCCGGCGGGCGCGCCCGAAGCGCCCATCCTGGTGGTAGGCAACAAGCGAGACAGGCAGCGGCTGCGCTTCGGACCGCGGCGCGCGCTGGCCGCCCTGGTGCGCAGGGGCTGGCGCTGCGGCTACCTCGAGTGCTCGGCCAAGTACAACTGGCACGTGCTGCGTCTCTTCCGCGAGCTGCTGCGCTGCGCTCTGGTGCGCGCGCGCCCTGCACACCCGGCCCTGCGCCTGCAGGGGGCGCTGCATCCAGCGCGCTGCAGCCTCATGTGA